One Longimicrobium sp. genomic window, GCGGCGAGCGGCCGATCCACGTGGACGTGCGGGTCGTGGCCGCCACCAACCGCGACCTGGCCGAGGAGGTGGCGGCGGGCCGCTTCCGCGACGACCTGTACTACCGCCTGGCCGTCGTCGTGCTGGAGCTGCCCCCCTTGCGCGAGCGCGGCGACGACGTGGAGCTGCTGGCGCGGCACTACGTGGAGCACTTCGCGCGCAAGCACGGCCGTCCCGTGCACGAGATCTCGGACGGGGCGATGAACCTGCTGCGCAGCCACAGCTGGCCGGGGAACATCCGCCAGCTGCGCAACGTGATCGAGCGGGCGCTGCTGGTGGCCGAGGGCGGCGTGCTCCTCCCCGAGAACCTGCCCCCCGAGGTGCGCCTGGGAGAGGGGTCGCCGCGCGAGCGGGGGAAGGAGGACGGCGAGTTCCTGCCGCTCAGGGAGATGGAGATCCGCCACATCCGCCGCGCGCTGGCGCTCACCGGCGGCAACCTGGGCCACACCGCCGAGATCCTGGGGATCCACCGCAACACGCTCCGGCAGAAGCTCAGGAAGCTGCACGAGGACGAGGATTAGTACGGAAGTACGGAAGTACGAGAGTACGGAAGTACGAGGTACGAGGTACGGAGTACGAGGTAGATTCGGCGAGCGGGGGCGTCTCGGGTGAGGCGCCCCGCTCTGTTGCGACCGACTGTGCATCTCATACCAAGTTGCCGAGCATAGTTCTGGTTCCAAACAGATTGGAATCACACAGAGGACACAGAGAACACAGAGGGAACTGAAGACGCGATTGAAGTTCTCTCTGTGTCCTCTGTGTCCTCCGTGAGAGGCTTTTCAGAAGCTGTACCTGAACGATG contains:
- a CDS encoding sigma-54 dependent transcriptional regulator, with the translated sequence MREPIRQATIPFRQPAVVPARGLAPVPVRNGDGGSHIIGQSPRMQAAVAVARKVADSTATVLVHGESGTGKELLARIIHEHSARARGPFVAVNCAAIPETLLESELFGHEKGAFTGASARRAGRFERASGGTLFLDEVGDMSPGMQAKILRVLQEEEIERVGGERPIHVDVRVVAATNRDLAEEVAAGRFRDDLYYRLAVVVLELPPLRERGDDVELLARHYVEHFARKHGRPVHEISDGAMNLLRSHSWPGNIRQLRNVIERALLVAEGGVLLPENLPPEVRLGEGSPRERGKEDGEFLPLREMEIRHIRRALALTGGNLGHTAEILGIHRNTLRQKLRKLHEDED